A single window of Halobacillus naozhouensis DNA harbors:
- a CDS encoding cytochrome b/b6 domain-containing protein, which yields MSKKKKAPSFDLLLHWISAILVFLLLLSGMSIVGAKFSWILGNHFALADITHRVVGVFWVLWVFIAVLYEIRQVLNDPASKRTWLPIGKKGFARFNLLFSLLMILSGFLLWFMPSVPFTYAVFGFVVHEFFAFLILFVIVCHIIRKRNIFRLPLVNKKGRK from the coding sequence GTGAGTAAAAAGAAAAAGGCACCATCTTTTGATCTATTATTACATTGGATATCAGCAATTTTAGTCTTTCTACTTTTACTAAGTGGCATGTCAATTGTAGGAGCCAAGTTCAGCTGGATTCTGGGGAATCATTTTGCCCTGGCAGATATTACGCATCGAGTCGTTGGCGTGTTTTGGGTTTTATGGGTATTTATTGCCGTGCTGTATGAGATTCGCCAGGTTTTGAACGATCCGGCTTCCAAACGTACTTGGCTTCCGATCGGTAAAAAAGGGTTTGCTCGTTTTAATTTATTATTCTCTTTGCTAATGATACTTAGCGGGTTTCTACTGTGGTTCATGCCGTCTGTTCCTTTCACTTATGCTGTCTTTGGTTTTGTGGTACATGAGTTCTTTGCTTTTTTAATCTTGTTTGTTATTGTATGTCACATTATTCGAAAGCGGAATATTTTCCGGCTTCCATTGGTCAACAAGAAGGGAAGAAAGTGA
- a CDS encoding glycoside hydrolase family 68 protein, translating to MDYCNYDPSKDFNCCLREHERAEPSVWTREEAEQIRITPDRTAPLITDPFPIISQDLWTWDMWVLREKDGSIAVLPGGWRVLFTLAAPCSVLPNKRNDVAVICYFYSKNGRDWIEGGPVFTTEDAFGSRQWAGSAFVEDGQIYFFYTAAGRRGESQVTYEQRVAFTKGDVVADSNCVRFDNWECHKIILEADGMLYQTFEQSQNTGMAYAFRDPWFFKDPATGCEYLIFQGNTAGDINCGASAPPEASQFTGNIGMALLCSNDYTRWELLPPLLEATCTNQQLERPHIVVCDGWYYLFASTHKHSYAPGLDGPDGLYGYTANSLRGCYVPLNCGGLVIANPPEEPFQAYLWLVLPDFSVLSYINYFELDCIPLSAISNLPSEFQSSHFGGTPAPTLQIEITGNTTQIVDELDYGLVKVSETESPECHGCCCGQNHNGLGSNHQGGCNRCGGSESGRQNCSCSQNHNNSGSNHQGSCNRCGGSRSGNQSCSCSQNHNNSGSNHQGSCNRCGGSRSGNQSCSCSRNNNNYGVNYQNNCKQYGRNSSKY from the coding sequence ATGGATTATTGCAACTATGATCCAAGTAAAGACTTTAACTGTTGTTTAAGAGAGCATGAACGTGCAGAACCATCAGTTTGGACGAGAGAGGAAGCTGAGCAAATTAGAATCACCCCAGATCGTACTGCTCCTCTTATCACCGATCCATTCCCAATTATTTCACAAGATTTGTGGACATGGGATATGTGGGTGTTACGTGAGAAAGATGGCTCTATTGCTGTGCTGCCCGGCGGATGGAGGGTTCTTTTTACCTTGGCTGCTCCATGCAGTGTATTACCTAATAAACGTAATGACGTTGCTGTAATCTGTTACTTTTATTCAAAAAATGGCCGTGACTGGATAGAAGGAGGCCCTGTTTTCACGACCGAGGATGCATTTGGTTCCCGTCAATGGGCAGGTTCGGCGTTTGTAGAAGATGGTCAAATTTATTTTTTTTATACGGCAGCAGGAAGACGGGGAGAGTCGCAAGTAACGTATGAACAACGTGTTGCCTTTACAAAGGGAGACGTTGTTGCCGATTCAAATTGTGTACGATTTGATAATTGGGAATGTCATAAAATTATTCTAGAGGCAGACGGGATGCTGTATCAAACATTTGAGCAATCTCAAAACACAGGTATGGCTTATGCATTCCGTGATCCCTGGTTCTTTAAAGATCCAGCCACGGGATGTGAATATTTAATATTCCAAGGTAATACAGCCGGTGATATCAACTGCGGGGCAAGCGCTCCTCCTGAAGCAAGCCAGTTCACTGGAAACATTGGAATGGCTCTGCTCTGCAGTAATGACTATACTAGATGGGAGCTTCTTCCACCTTTGCTTGAAGCAACTTGTACAAATCAACAACTGGAACGCCCTCATATAGTAGTCTGTGATGGTTGGTATTATCTATTTGCAAGCACCCACAAGCATTCGTATGCACCTGGTCTTGACGGACCGGATGGTTTATATGGGTATACAGCAAATTCACTACGTGGATGTTATGTTCCATTAAACTGTGGAGGTCTTGTGATTGCAAATCCACCCGAGGAACCGTTCCAGGCATATCTATGGTTAGTTCTTCCAGACTTTTCTGTGCTAAGCTATATCAACTATTTTGAGCTGGATTGTATTCCGCTAAGTGCAATCAGTAATCTTCCAAGTGAATTTCAAAGTTCCCACTTTGGCGGTACACCTGCGCCTACTTTGCAAATAGAAATTACGGGCAATACGACTCAAATTGTTGATGAACTAGACTATGGATTGGTTAAGGTATCTGAAACAGAAAGTCCTGAATGCCATGGATGCTGTTGTGGTCAAAACCATAATGGCTTAGGGAGTAATCATCAAGGTGGTTGTAATAGATGCGGAGGAAGTGAGAGCGGAAGACAAAACTGCAGTTGTAGTCAAAACCATAATAATTCGGGAAGTAATCACCAGGGCAGTTGTAATAGATGCGGAGGAAGTAGGAGCGGAAATCAAAGCTGCAGTTGTAGTCAAAACCATAATAATTCGGGAAGTAATCACCAGGGCAGTTGTAATAGATGCGGAGGAAGTAGGAGCGGAAATCAAAGCTGTAGTTGTAGCCGAAACAATAACAATTATGGAGTAAATTACCAAAATAATTGTAAACAATATGGAAGAAATAGTAGTAAATATTAA
- a CDS encoding M4 family metallopeptidase, which produces MKMLWITLVAVVMWMSVQAGVGQQAQAATSRSNLIENMNSLSNGHFRIVWAKNKETPTFVSGTLSDNPIHNLEEVKEFLKKEFMLFKMAPESDLTFINKTKNNLGMSHYHFIQSVRGIPVEGATLTIHTGKDGIVKAVSDRVYPNVGDDLENDLTPILSKSEAINLAWDYIQTNDVQWICPFMGSPHLNENHYRKDINEKVELVVYPFRGTNYLAYHVELQFMHPNPGKWQIYINTNDGSLINAYNAIAYAGSALSSGYGVLGEYHEFQTYFSNGYYYLYDTTKPMNGVIETYTARNRTNLPGVHVFDGDNAFTAVNQGAAVSAHYNTEVVYNYFYNVHGRNSFDNQGSTVRSTVHYGTNYNNVFWNGDQIVYGDGDGKNFIPFSGALDVVAHEFTHAVIDYSAQLEYHDQPGALNESMSDVFGVFVENDGFLLGEDVITPGISGDAMRSIANPPAFGQPEHMENYVHTSKDNGGIHINSGIPNKAAYLTIKQIGMEKAEKIYYRALTVYLEPASHFIDAKAALLQSTADYYGYGNEYKAVIEAWNQVGIY; this is translated from the coding sequence ATGAAAATGTTATGGATAACCCTAGTGGCTGTCGTTATGTGGATGAGTGTGCAGGCAGGTGTGGGACAACAGGCACAAGCAGCCACATCACGCTCAAATCTGATTGAAAATATGAACAGTTTATCCAACGGACACTTTCGTATTGTTTGGGCCAAAAATAAAGAGACACCGACTTTTGTGTCAGGTACCCTTTCAGATAATCCGATTCACAATCTTGAAGAGGTTAAAGAATTCTTAAAAAAAGAGTTTATGCTTTTTAAGATGGCACCTGAATCAGATTTAACTTTTATAAATAAGACGAAGAACAACCTTGGGATGTCGCATTATCATTTCATTCAGTCTGTCAGGGGGATACCGGTTGAAGGTGCAACTTTAACCATCCATACAGGCAAAGATGGAATAGTAAAAGCCGTATCAGACAGGGTATATCCAAACGTGGGGGATGACCTTGAAAATGATTTAACGCCGATTTTATCTAAAAGTGAAGCGATAAATTTGGCATGGGACTATATACAAACGAATGATGTTCAGTGGATTTGCCCCTTCATGGGATCTCCTCATCTCAATGAAAATCACTATAGAAAAGATATAAACGAAAAAGTAGAGCTGGTCGTTTACCCATTTAGGGGAACGAATTACTTGGCTTATCACGTTGAATTGCAGTTTATGCATCCAAATCCTGGGAAGTGGCAGATTTATATTAATACGAACGATGGCTCTTTAATTAATGCCTATAATGCGATTGCTTATGCAGGATCTGCACTCAGTTCCGGTTACGGAGTACTAGGAGAATACCACGAATTTCAAACGTATTTTTCTAATGGGTATTATTATTTATATGACACTACGAAACCTATGAACGGAGTGATCGAAACGTATACGGCGAGGAACCGTACAAATCTTCCGGGGGTACATGTCTTTGACGGAGATAACGCTTTTACCGCAGTAAATCAAGGGGCCGCCGTAAGCGCTCATTACAACACAGAGGTCGTTTACAATTACTTTTATAACGTACATGGGCGTAATAGCTTTGATAATCAAGGTTCAACAGTTCGCTCGACTGTTCATTATGGAACAAACTATAACAATGTTTTTTGGAACGGTGATCAAATTGTATATGGGGATGGGGACGGCAAAAACTTTATACCATTTTCGGGAGCATTAGATGTTGTCGCCCACGAATTCACCCATGCAGTAATAGACTATTCAGCCCAGCTTGAATATCACGATCAACCGGGTGCATTAAATGAATCGATGTCGGACGTTTTCGGTGTATTTGTTGAGAATGATGGTTTTTTACTTGGTGAGGATGTAATCACACCAGGTATTTCTGGTGATGCGATGCGAAGTATTGCGAATCCGCCTGCATTCGGACAGCCTGAACACATGGAAAATTATGTTCATACCTCTAAAGATAATGGTGGCATCCATATTAATAGTGGGATCCCAAATAAAGCGGCTTACTTAACAATTAAACAAATAGGCATGGAGAAGGCAGAAAAAATATATTATCGTGCTCTTACCGTTTACCTTGAGCCAGCCAGTCATTTCATTGATGCGAAAGCAGCACTTCTCCAATCTACTGCAGACTATTACGGGTATGGTAATGAGTATAAGGCTGTAATTGAGGCATGGAACCAAGTAGGTATTTACTAA
- a CDS encoding CDP-alcohol phosphatidyltransferase family protein, producing MLDTHARKYVEPFIGKTADRLLKFGLKANHVTILSFVVGAFSGVLIYLGQPFWAVAVLWLSGYFDAVDGAMARKTKPSAWGTLMDVSFDRLVEISVILGLAFRFPESMWALLLLSVAIIYAMTVFLTVGSVVENKGSKSFYYQAGLAERTEGFILFSLMIIFSKYLTALTLLFLVAELFTVFQRLREAKCILK from the coding sequence ATGCTTGACACACATGCAAGAAAATACGTGGAACCGTTTATTGGAAAGACAGCCGATCGTTTATTAAAATTCGGTTTAAAAGCCAACCATGTCACCATTTTATCCTTTGTTGTCGGGGCCTTTTCCGGTGTGCTGATTTATCTGGGTCAGCCTTTTTGGGCAGTAGCAGTGCTTTGGCTGTCGGGGTACTTCGACGCCGTTGATGGTGCGATGGCACGAAAGACAAAACCGTCTGCATGGGGAACACTGATGGATGTCAGTTTTGACAGACTTGTTGAAATCAGTGTGATTTTAGGACTGGCTTTCCGTTTTCCGGAATCAATGTGGGCCCTATTGTTATTAAGTGTTGCGATCATTTATGCTATGACGGTTTTTTTAACGGTGGGATCGGTTGTGGAAAACAAAGGGTCGAAATCATTTTACTATCAAGCAGGACTTGCTGAAAGGACCGAGGGGTTTATTTTATTTTCATTAATGATTATCTTTTCAAAATATCTGACGGCATTGACTTTATTGTTTCTAGTAGCCGAATTGTTTACCGTGTTTCAACGTCTCCGCGAAGCGAAGTGCATCTTAAAGTAA
- a CDS encoding signal peptidase II: MVYLGFALLISGALGSLINRIYLGYVVDLFFSVSGQRCSISLIFKSVQA; the protein is encoded by the coding sequence TTGGTCTACTTGGGGTTTGCACTGTTAATTAGTGGAGCGTTGGGAAGCTTAATCAATCGCATTTATCTCGGGTATGTTGTTGATTTATTTTTTTCCGTTTCTGGCCAGCGGTGTTCAATCTCGCTGATATTCAAATCCGTACAGGCGTAG
- a CDS encoding ABC transporter ATP-binding protein, with amino-acid sequence MESLQLKAIEKQFKEHNKNSTKTSIFSVKQTSITIQEGEFFSLLGPSGCGKTTLLKLVAGLLAPDAGDVFLNDKKITPVVPEERGFSMVFQEALLFPHMTVEENVAFGLKMKGIRKRKRMEKARETLVSVGLEGFGKRYPSVLSGGQKQRVSLARAIAPEPRLLLMDEPFSALDPGLREEMRELVARMHKEHGVTILFVTHDREEAFQLSDRIGIMENGEILQLGNPRDLYEKPGHPHVALFLGAKNVLSGKLQQGMFVSEDFQVPLPRINHTTDGRGWLVIRPETFMIEKEQQSNKIEETTVFKGVIKEQSFRQGFYYMKVQTGSKVLDVVLNAGLCFDLKQGDVLLLRISPDKLHFIPQTEQIRTFLHKED; translated from the coding sequence ATGGAATCATTACAGCTTAAAGCCATCGAAAAACAATTTAAGGAACACAACAAAAATTCAACCAAAACATCGATTTTTTCAGTTAAACAAACCAGTATAACCATTCAGGAAGGAGAATTTTTTTCCTTATTAGGTCCCTCAGGTTGTGGCAAAACGACATTGTTGAAACTGGTAGCAGGGTTACTTGCACCTGACGCAGGTGACGTTTTTCTGAACGACAAGAAAATCACCCCGGTTGTGCCGGAGGAAAGAGGATTCAGTATGGTGTTTCAAGAGGCATTGTTGTTTCCTCATATGACGGTCGAAGAGAATGTAGCTTTCGGTTTAAAAATGAAAGGAATCCGAAAAAGGAAAAGAATGGAAAAGGCGCGAGAAACCCTCGTATCCGTCGGATTGGAGGGTTTCGGTAAACGATATCCCTCCGTACTAAGCGGCGGACAAAAACAGCGTGTGTCTCTCGCCCGTGCCATTGCGCCCGAGCCTCGCCTCCTTTTAATGGATGAACCGTTCAGTGCGCTTGATCCTGGGCTTCGTGAGGAGATGCGGGAACTGGTGGCCCGCATGCATAAGGAACATGGCGTCACCATTCTTTTTGTGACCCATGACCGCGAGGAAGCCTTTCAATTATCTGACCGTATCGGGATCATGGAAAATGGGGAGATTTTACAACTTGGCAATCCGAGGGATTTATACGAAAAACCGGGGCACCCTCATGTTGCGCTCTTTTTAGGCGCAAAAAATGTTTTGTCTGGAAAGCTTCAACAAGGGATGTTTGTATCGGAGGATTTCCAAGTGCCATTGCCACGAATAAATCACACAACGGATGGACGCGGCTGGCTTGTGATTCGACCTGAAACGTTCATGATAGAAAAGGAACAGCAATCAAATAAAATAGAGGAAACAACTGTTTTTAAAGGTGTGATTAAAGAACAGTCCTTTAGACAGGGTTTTTATTATATGAAAGTGCAGACAGGGTCAAAGGTACTTGATGTTGTATTGAATGCGGGTCTTTGTTTTGATCTGAAGCAAGGAGATGTCCTCTTGTTGAGGATTAGTCCGGATAAGCTTCACTTTATACCTCAAACAGAACAGATAAGAACGTTCCTTCACAAAGAGGATTAA
- a CDS encoding ABC transporter permease, protein MRRMGHRFHVAVTVLLLITIGIPFLPLILSSFSHGWQWPEVIPHTFSLRAWVYVFSVSSGTWDAIWTSLVIAFIVTFINLLLALPAANVLGRMTFRGKWLIEGLIYAPIIIPAFISVMGMYVTFIHLGLTDSLTGVIVAHLIPTLPYMVRALIVSYSTLGFQWEEQGRMLGAGPIRRFGYIVMPHLLPGVVAGASLSILISLSQYIVTLLVGGGQVMTLPLLLFPFISGGDPAIGSAYTVMFAGMAAFALFIMDFLLKRYYGKKITVHM, encoded by the coding sequence ATGAGACGAATGGGTCATAGATTTCATGTGGCGGTTACTGTCCTGTTGCTAATCACTATCGGGATTCCGTTTCTTCCTTTGATTCTCTCAAGCTTCTCTCATGGCTGGCAATGGCCGGAGGTCATACCACATACATTCAGTCTCCGGGCCTGGGTTTATGTATTCTCCGTTAGTAGCGGCACGTGGGATGCGATTTGGACAAGCTTAGTCATCGCCTTTATTGTAACATTTATTAATTTATTGTTAGCTCTTCCAGCGGCTAATGTGCTGGGACGTATGACATTTCGCGGAAAATGGCTGATTGAGGGACTCATTTATGCACCGATTATCATCCCAGCATTTATTTCTGTCATGGGTATGTATGTGACATTTATACATCTTGGCTTAACCGATTCGCTGACCGGTGTGATTGTTGCGCATTTAATCCCTACTCTTCCTTACATGGTTCGTGCATTAATCGTCAGTTATAGTACTCTTGGTTTTCAGTGGGAAGAACAGGGACGAATGCTTGGCGCAGGTCCCATACGGCGATTCGGGTATATTGTGATGCCTCATTTATTGCCGGGGGTCGTTGCAGGAGCCAGTTTAAGTATCCTTATTTCCCTTAGCCAATATATTGTGACGCTCCTTGTCGGGGGAGGGCAAGTGATGACATTACCTCTCCTTCTTTTCCCATTTATCAGTGGAGGAGATCCTGCGATTGGTTCTGCGTATACGGTGATGTTTGCCGGAATGGCTGCGTTTGCCCTGTTTATCATGGATTTTTTATTAAAAAGGTATTATGGAAAGAAGATTACGGTTCACATGTAA
- a CDS encoding ABC transporter permease, with translation MWQKIKPYVYVLPTVGVLLLLFVGGLIEGLLQSIGFLPAAGQYNLSLNFYQELLSSQDFWDSLVLTFRIAFLSSFSAGILGMFVSVCLFMLAKMGRGRIPRFWQRFFQLPMLVPHLVGAYLMVLLWMQSGWVSRILASFGWIDHISDFPVLVNEPFGWGIILTYAWKEAPFISLMIYPVLLRIHASWFETSRVFGASQWAFFREILLPLLMPAWISSTFIVFAFTFSAFEVPYLLGVTYPRMLPVLSYNLYTGGGLEARPEALAVNVILAVMTSLLGVIAYRLSRRWHMSEEGGW, from the coding sequence ATGTGGCAAAAGATTAAACCTTACGTATATGTGCTACCAACAGTGGGAGTATTACTTCTCCTGTTTGTTGGCGGTCTCATTGAAGGACTTCTTCAAAGTATAGGCTTTTTACCGGCCGCGGGGCAATACAACCTTTCTTTGAATTTCTATCAAGAGTTATTATCGTCACAAGATTTTTGGGATTCGCTGGTACTCACATTTCGGATTGCTTTTCTCTCTTCTTTTTCTGCAGGTATTCTGGGGATGTTTGTCTCCGTTTGCTTGTTTATGCTCGCTAAGATGGGAAGAGGACGGATCCCCCGTTTCTGGCAGCGTTTTTTTCAGTTACCGATGCTCGTTCCCCATTTAGTTGGCGCTTATTTAATGGTCTTGCTATGGATGCAAAGTGGATGGGTGTCACGAATCCTTGCTTCATTTGGATGGATTGATCACATCAGCGACTTTCCTGTGTTGGTGAATGAACCATTTGGATGGGGGATTATTCTCACATATGCGTGGAAAGAAGCGCCGTTTATCTCATTGATGATCTACCCGGTGCTTCTGCGGATTCACGCTTCATGGTTTGAAACATCAAGAGTTTTCGGTGCTAGCCAATGGGCCTTTTTCCGTGAAATTTTACTTCCGCTTTTAATGCCGGCATGGATTTCTTCGACTTTTATTGTTTTTGCCTTTACGTTTTCTGCTTTTGAAGTGCCGTATTTATTGGGCGTAACCTATCCGAGAATGCTTCCGGTGCTTTCTTATAATTTATACACGGGCGGAGGACTGGAGGCACGTCCGGAAGCATTGGCCGTTAATGTGATTTTGGCTGTAATGACGAGCCTCCTAGGTGTTATAGCTTACCGGTTGAGCCGACGATGGCATATGAGTGAAGAGGGGGGCTGGTAA
- a CDS encoding ABC transporter substrate-binding protein has translation MKRPKLSYTLATFFIFAVVLAGCVGQKENHKETSSITQEDLLQAKWQDVLSQAEGQTVNVYLYGGSEATNRYIDDWVAPRLKKQTGIILNRVPVNDTKEIINKLLVEKQAGKRDGSVDVMWINGENFLTAKEKDLLWGSFVPELPNVQKYVDQESQVIKNDFGEPTEGMEAPWSQAQLVYTYNQNKMQQPPKSAEALKQWVKKHPGKFTYPAPPDFTGSAFIRNILYQTTGGYEQYLKSFDEQKGLDNKLEPFWDYLNAIEPYLWRKGQTYPESASKLDQLYANGAVWMTMSYDPAHAANEVKDGRFPESTRTFVFKEGTPSNTSYLSIPFNSPHKAAAMATINFMLSPNAQITKANPKIWGAQMAIDPNKLSEKHQKRLSALDLGKATLPAEVLAEHRVPEIPSDYVEYLEKGWLEHVAKD, from the coding sequence TTGAAAAGACCAAAATTATCTTATACGCTGGCTACTTTTTTCATCTTTGCTGTAGTTTTGGCAGGTTGTGTCGGGCAAAAAGAAAATCACAAAGAGACATCATCTATAACACAAGAAGATCTCTTACAGGCAAAATGGCAAGATGTTTTGTCCCAAGCCGAGGGACAAACCGTTAACGTGTATTTGTACGGCGGCAGTGAAGCAACGAATCGTTACATTGATGATTGGGTTGCGCCGCGCTTAAAAAAACAAACAGGAATCATCCTAAATCGTGTTCCAGTGAATGATACAAAAGAAATCATCAACAAATTGCTAGTGGAAAAGCAGGCGGGCAAACGCGACGGCAGCGTAGATGTGATGTGGATTAATGGTGAGAATTTTTTAACTGCCAAAGAAAAAGATTTATTATGGGGTTCTTTTGTTCCGGAACTTCCGAATGTTCAGAAATATGTTGATCAAGAGTCTCAAGTGATTAAAAATGATTTTGGGGAACCGACTGAGGGGATGGAGGCACCTTGGAGCCAGGCCCAATTAGTGTACACCTATAATCAAAATAAAATGCAGCAACCGCCGAAATCGGCCGAAGCACTCAAACAATGGGTGAAGAAGCATCCAGGGAAATTCACGTATCCGGCACCGCCTGATTTCACCGGAAGTGCTTTTATACGTAATATCTTGTATCAAACAACAGGAGGTTATGAACAATATTTGAAATCGTTTGATGAACAGAAAGGATTAGATAATAAACTTGAACCGTTTTGGGACTATTTAAATGCCATTGAACCTTACCTTTGGAGAAAAGGACAAACCTATCCGGAAAGTGCCAGTAAATTGGATCAACTGTATGCGAATGGTGCGGTTTGGATGACCATGAGTTATGATCCCGCCCATGCTGCCAATGAGGTAAAAGACGGAAGATTTCCGGAATCAACCCGTACCTTTGTATTTAAAGAAGGAACGCCTTCTAACACAAGTTATCTGTCGATCCCGTTTAACTCGCCGCATAAAGCGGCAGCTATGGCCACAATCAATTTCATGTTGTCGCCAAATGCCCAAATCACCAAAGCTAATCCAAAAATCTGGGGAGCTCAAATGGCGATTGATCCAAATAAATTGTCTGAAAAGCACCAAAAACGCCTAAGTGCGCTTGACCTGGGGAAGGCGACATTACCAGCAGAAGTGTTGGCTGAACACCGTGTACCGGAAATTCCGTCGGATTATGTCGAATACCTTGAAAAGGGTTGGTTGGAGCATGTGGCAAAAGATTAA
- a CDS encoding dihydrolipoyl dehydrogenase family protein produces the protein MNTYDLIVLGGGAGGLTVAAGAASLGANVALVEKNRNLGGDCLHFGCVPSKAFITSAKKVFEAKKSAETYGMTLSGKPDITKAMARVKEAIAEIQAEDSHERFQDLGVDIYQGKGRIIKEHHIQVEEETDIKGKRVVIATGSRPVIPPIQGIESTSYLTNETTFDVSKTPKRLLVIGGGPIGLELAQSFARFGSEVTILEGNSTIFGQEDEDVISVIKTQLEKELTFQLNARVKKVREENGTKVVTYEQSGYEENIVVDDILMATGRKPNTDDMGLDKIGVNLDDRGNIVVNDYLQTSKSHIYAIGDTNGKFPFTHAAGMEGKLVVRNALFGIKGKVSYENVPWVTYTDPQVFHLGLTEKEARENHHIKVFKVNTRDVDRFVTDRDLSGFIKVITDHKGHILGAHALGTNAGDWMQEIVFAKTQGHKIGDISNVIHPYPTHGAILQQSADLYWRGKLFDGMLPKVAEKYIQWFR, from the coding sequence ATGAATACCTACGATCTTATTGTCCTTGGTGGAGGCGCCGGGGGGTTAACGGTTGCCGCCGGGGCAGCCAGTCTTGGGGCGAATGTCGCTCTGGTAGAAAAGAACAGAAATTTAGGGGGAGACTGTCTTCATTTTGGTTGCGTTCCGTCAAAGGCATTCATCACAAGTGCAAAAAAGGTGTTTGAAGCTAAAAAAAGTGCCGAAACATATGGGATGACGTTATCCGGAAAACCTGATATTACAAAAGCTATGGCACGTGTCAAGGAGGCCATAGCTGAAATTCAGGCAGAGGACAGTCATGAACGTTTTCAAGATCTTGGGGTTGATATATACCAGGGAAAAGGACGTATTATCAAAGAACACCACATCCAAGTTGAGGAAGAAACGGACATAAAAGGAAAACGTGTTGTCATTGCAACCGGTTCAAGACCCGTTATCCCACCAATTCAAGGAATAGAAAGTACCTCGTATCTGACAAATGAAACAACCTTTGATGTAAGCAAGACACCGAAGCGTTTATTAGTGATAGGTGGAGGCCCTATTGGTCTTGAACTTGCCCAATCCTTTGCCCGTTTCGGGTCTGAAGTAACCATATTGGAAGGGAACTCTACCATTTTTGGACAAGAAGATGAGGATGTTATCTCGGTAATTAAGACACAATTGGAAAAAGAATTAACCTTTCAGTTAAATGCTAGGGTAAAAAAAGTTCGTGAAGAGAATGGAACGAAAGTTGTGACCTATGAGCAGAGCGGTTACGAGGAAAACATCGTTGTTGATGATATTTTGATGGCTACCGGACGAAAACCAAACACCGACGATATGGGTCTCGATAAAATTGGTGTTAACCTCGATGATCGTGGGAACATTGTCGTCAATGACTATTTGCAAACGTCGAAATCGCACATTTATGCCATCGGGGACACAAACGGGAAATTTCCGTTTACCCATGCTGCCGGGATGGAAGGAAAGCTTGTTGTAAGAAATGCCTTATTTGGGATCAAAGGAAAAGTCAGCTATGAAAACGTGCCGTGGGTGACCTATACTGATCCGCAAGTCTTTCATCTCGGTTTAACAGAAAAGGAAGCCAGGGAGAATCACCACATCAAAGTATTTAAAGTGAATACAAGAGATGTGGATCGATTTGTAACTGACCGAGATTTGTCAGGGTTTATTAAGGTCATTACTGATCATAAGGGCCATATTCTTGGTGCCCACGCCCTCGGTACCAATGCTGGGGATTGGATGCAAGAGATCGTCTTTGCGAAGACGCAAGGGCACAAGATCGGTGACATTTCCAATGTGATTCACCCTTATCCAACACACGGAGCGATTCTGCAGCAATCTGCAGACTTGTATTGGAGGGGGAAACTGTTCGATGGAATGTTGCCCAAAGTGGCTGAAAAGTATATTCAATGGTTCAGGTAA